From a region of the Neobacillus niacini genome:
- the ftsZ gene encoding cell division protein FtsZ — MWDFEMDIDQVARIKVIGVGGGGNNAVNRMIEDGVQGVEFIAVNTDAQALKLSKAEIKMQIGATLTRGLGAGANPEVGRNAVEESRKQIQEVLKGADMVFVTAGMGGGTGTGAAPAIAQISRELGALTIGVVTRPFGFEGRKRATNAAAGIDLMREAVDTLIIVPNDRLLQIVDKKTPMIQAFREADNVLRQGVQGISDLIAVPGLINLDFADVKTIMSNQGTALMGIGMAKGKDRAVEAAKKAISSPLLETSIDGAQGVLMNITGGSNLSLYEVQEAADIVSSAADKELNMIFGSIINEDLKDEIMITVIATGFSETELSSRKNTVSPSRDVISRPQSQGISRREQNVQEEPKPSQDRQRPHSEDTLDIPTFLRNRNRR; from the coding sequence ATGTGGGATTTTGAAATGGATATAGATCAAGTAGCAAGAATAAAAGTGATTGGTGTTGGCGGCGGCGGTAATAACGCGGTAAACCGAATGATAGAAGACGGTGTTCAAGGTGTAGAATTTATTGCAGTAAATACCGATGCCCAAGCTTTAAAACTATCAAAAGCAGAAATTAAAATGCAAATCGGTGCAACATTAACTAGAGGTTTAGGTGCTGGTGCAAATCCAGAAGTTGGCAGAAATGCAGTAGAGGAAAGCAGGAAGCAGATCCAAGAAGTACTAAAAGGAGCAGATATGGTCTTTGTTACCGCTGGTATGGGCGGAGGAACAGGGACTGGAGCTGCACCAGCGATTGCCCAAATTTCACGTGAGCTTGGTGCTTTAACAATTGGGGTTGTGACACGTCCATTCGGATTTGAAGGCCGAAAACGTGCAACGAATGCAGCAGCTGGGATTGATTTAATGCGTGAAGCAGTAGATACATTGATTATTGTTCCAAACGATCGTCTATTGCAAATCGTAGATAAAAAGACTCCTATGATTCAAGCTTTCCGTGAGGCAGATAATGTGCTCAGACAAGGTGTCCAGGGGATTTCCGATTTAATTGCCGTACCTGGCTTAATTAACCTCGATTTCGCAGACGTGAAAACGATTATGTCTAATCAAGGGACTGCCTTAATGGGTATAGGTATGGCTAAAGGGAAGGACCGAGCTGTGGAGGCAGCAAAGAAGGCTATTTCAAGTCCATTGTTAGAAACCTCTATCGATGGCGCTCAGGGTGTCTTAATGAATATCACGGGCGGCAGTAATTTAAGTCTCTATGAAGTTCAAGAAGCGGCCGATATCGTTTCTTCTGCTGCGGACAAGGAATTAAACATGATTTTTGGTTCGATTATCAATGAAGACCTAAAAGATGAAATCATGATCACCGTTATTGCAACGGGTTTTTCTGAAACAGAATTATCTTCACGAAAGAACACAGTTAGTCCATCAAGGGATGTTATCTCAAGACCACAATCTCAAGGTATCTCACGACGAGAACAAAATGTTCAAGAAGAGCCAAAGCCTAGTCAGGATAGACAAAGACCACATTCAGAAGATACGCTGGATATTCCTACATTCCTGCGTAATCGTAATCGAAGATAA
- a CDS encoding DUF1002 domain-containing protein — protein sequence MKRFYKMAVFTIILAIIFSVSSTSLVSADTGGNTEESINEKFGLPIVVYGEALSQAQKDEVRELLKVNDTSKVKEITVTGEDLVKYIKGDAHSNMYSSAKITRKDAGEGLVINQVTPENITEVTDEMYANALLTAGIQDAVVDVASPVKVSGHSALVGIYKAYDAGEGATLDLERTEVANEELNLATDLAKKEGLDQDKVSELLTEIKKEIAEQNPATKEELAALIDEKLKTLEISLSPEDRQLLLDLFEKMRNLNINFDNVKSQLENLTQDIQQRIEEAVGDKNFLQQVADFFKQLIESIKSIFS from the coding sequence ATGAAACGTTTTTATAAGATGGCTGTATTTACTATTATTCTTGCAATCATATTCTCTGTGAGCAGTACAAGCTTAGTGTCAGCTGATACTGGTGGTAACACGGAAGAAAGTATCAATGAAAAGTTTGGTCTGCCGATTGTCGTTTATGGGGAAGCATTATCACAAGCTCAAAAGGATGAAGTGAGAGAGTTATTAAAGGTAAACGATACGAGCAAGGTCAAAGAAATTACTGTAACTGGAGAGGATCTGGTTAAGTATATTAAAGGAGACGCTCATTCTAATATGTATTCCTCCGCAAAAATTACGCGTAAGGATGCGGGTGAGGGACTTGTTATTAATCAGGTAACTCCTGAAAATATTACAGAGGTTACCGATGAAATGTACGCAAACGCCTTATTGACAGCGGGAATTCAAGACGCAGTCGTGGATGTTGCTTCACCTGTAAAAGTCAGTGGACACTCTGCTTTAGTTGGAATTTATAAGGCTTATGATGCAGGTGAAGGTGCAACTCTTGATTTGGAGCGCACAGAAGTCGCCAATGAAGAACTAAACTTAGCTACTGATCTAGCGAAAAAAGAGGGGCTGGATCAGGATAAAGTAAGTGAGCTCTTAACAGAAATCAAAAAGGAAATAGCTGAGCAAAACCCAGCAACAAAAGAAGAACTTGCGGCACTAATTGATGAAAAATTAAAGACACTCGAAATCAGTCTAAGTCCGGAAGACCGGCAGTTGTTACTAGACTTATTTGAGAAAATGAGAAACTTAAATATTAATTTCGATAATGTTAAATCCCAGCTCGAAAACCTTACCCAGGATATCCAGCAGCGGATTGAAGAAGCAGTGGGCGACAAGAATTTTCTCCAACAAGTAGCCGATTTCTTTAAGCAATTAATTGAAAGTATCAAAAGTATATTCTCATAA